DNA from Variovorax sp. PBL-H6:
GGTGCCGATGCGTGAACTGCACAAGCTGACGCAGCAGCCCGTCAACCTCAGCATGCGCCAGGGCGACGAGATCGTCTACATCGAGCGTGCCTACAGCGAGCGCTCGGGCATGCAGGTGGTCCGGGCCATCGGTGGTCGGGCGCCGCTGCACCTGACCTCCACAGGAAAGCTCTTCCTGGCCGTGGACGAACCGCAGCGCGTGCGCAGCTACGCCACCCGCACGGGCCTTGCCGGCCATACGCGCAACAGCATCACGCAGCTGCCTGCCCTGGAACGGGAGCTATCGAAGGCGCGCCAGTACGGCATCGCCCGGGACAACGAGGAGCTGGAGCTCGGCGTGCGCTGCATGGCCGCCGGCATCTACGACGATCAAGGAAAACTGGTGGCCGGCTTGTCGATCTCGGCGCCCGCGGACCGGCTCGACGACGGCTGGCTTCCGAAGCTGCAGGCAACCGCCAACGAGATCTCCAGCGCGCTCGGCTACAACGCCGCTACACCGCCTGCTGGCTGAAAACAGCCGCTAACGCTGAAGCTTCTGCCGGCAGGAGACGAAGGGTCAGCCTGCGATGTGGGCCGTGAGGGACGGCTGGGGCGTGGCCGATGCCGGATTGATCATGTGATGGTTGGCTTCGACCCAGCGCCGCACGCGCTCTGCATCGGCGATGCGACCGAGCTTGCCGGCAGAATCCAGGAACACCATGATCAGCTTGCGGCCGGCTATCCGGGCCTGCATCACCAGGCACTGGCCAGCCTCGGAGATGTAGCCGGTCTTCTGGAGCCCGATGTCCCAGTCCGGACTCTTGACCAGGCGGTTGGTGGTGTTGTACTGGAGCACGCGGTTGCCGACCTCGACCTGGTACTCGGGCGAGGTCGAGAGCTGGCGCACCGTCGCGTCGGCGTAGGCGGCATTGACGAGCAGCGCCAGGTCCTGTGCGCTCGACTGGTTGCTGCTCGAAAGACCGGTAGGCTCGACGTAGCGCGTGTCCTTCATGCCGAGCATCTTCGCCTTGGCATTCATCACGCTCACAAAGGTCGCCATGCCGCCCGGATAGGTGCGGCCGAGGGCGTGCGCGGCGCGGTTCTCGCTGGACATCAGCGCCAGGTGCAACATTTCGCCGCGGGGAAGCGTAGTGCCGACGGTCAGCCGCGAGCGGCTCCACTTTTCGGTGTCGACGTCGTCCTGCGTGATGGTGATCAGTTCGTCGGAAGGCAGATGGGCTTCGCTGATGAGCAGCCCGGTCATGAGCTTGGTGAGTGATGCGATCGGCAGCACGACGTTGTCATTCTTGCTGAAGAGGACTTCGCGCGTGTCCTGATCGATCACCAGCGCCACGCTGGACCTCAGGTCGAGCGCATCCTCTGTGCTGTGCAGACCGGCGAGCTGGCCGAAGGACTGCCGCGCCGCGACCTCGGGCACACGCACGATCGAGCGCCGCTGCACGGCCACGACCGTCTTGCCGCCGCGCTTGCGAATCGAAGCCACAACATTGCGTCCGCCGCTCACCACCCGATCCGACTGCTCGCCCTTGCTGCTGCGCTTGCTGGAGACCGCACTGCGCTTGGACGCCACGCTGGCCTTGCCGTCGTCGGCGACCTGCGCCTTCTTGCTGGCCGGCGCCTTCTTGCCGGCCTCGGCCGCAGGCAACAAAAACGCCGTGGCGCAGAGCGCGACGGCGATGAGGCGAAGGGTGGCAAGAGCGGGAAGAAACCGCTGGCTGGAAACTCGGTAGGAACGGGCTTCGGGCATCAAAAAACTCCAGCGGCGATTAACAGGTATCGCAGTGTATCGAAATCAAAAAAGACACGCAATATCAGTTACTTGCATTCCCTTCTTCATTCAGAACAAAGGATACCTCCAACAACTAACCTTGCGCAGCCACTCTCTCAGCTTGGCTCTGCAACTTGTTGAGAGCACTCAAATAAGCCTTGGCCGAAGCCACCACGATATCGGGATCCGCACCGACGCCATTGACAACGCGGCCCGCGTTCTGCAGACGAACCGTGACCTCGCCCTGGCTCTCGGTCGACCCGCTGATCGCATTCACCGAATAGAGCACCATCTCGGCCCCGCTCTTCACGTGGACCTCGATCGCCTTCAGCGACGCATCGACCGGACCATTGCCATCCGACTCGCTCGTGACTTCCTTGCCAAGCACCGTGAACACGATGCGCGCCTGGGGGCGCTCGCCGGTTTCGCTGTGCTGCGACAAGGATACAAAACCAAACTGCTCCGCAACGTGCGAATGCTCCTCGGCGCTTACAAGTGCGAGGATGTCTTCGTCAAATATTTCGCTTTTTCTGTCGGCGAGTTCCTTGAAGCGGGCGAAGGCGGCGTTGATATCGACCTCGCTCTCCATCGCGACGCCCAGTTCCTGCAGGCGCTGCTTGAAGGCATTGCGGCCGCTGAGCTTGCCCAGCACGATCTTGTTGGCGGTCCAGCCCACGTCTTCCGCGCGCATGATTTCGTAGGTATCGCGCGCCTTCAGCACGCCGTCCTGGTGGATGCCGGAAGCATGGGCGAAGGCATTGGCACCCACCACCGCCTTGTTGGGTTGCACCACGAAGCCGGTGGTCTGGCTCACCATGCGGCTCGCCGCCACGATATGCCGTGTGTCGATGCCGAGCTCCAGACCGAAATAATCCTTTCGTGTCTTCACCGCCATGACGATTTCCTCGAGCGAGCAGTTGCCGGCGCGCTCGCCCAGGCCGTTGATGGTGCATTCCACCTGCCGCGCCCCGCCGATCTTCACGCCGGCCAGCGAGTTGGCCACCGCCATCCCGAGGTCGTTGTGGCAATGCACGGACCAGACCGCCTTGTCGCTGTTCGGGATGCGCTCGCGCAGCGTTTTGATGAAATTGCCGTAGAGCTCGGGAATGGCATAGCCCACGGTATCCGGCACGTTGATGGTGGTCGCGCCCTCGCTGATCACGGCCTCGAGCACCCGGCACAGGAAGTCGGGGTCGCTGCGGTAGCCGTCCTCCGGGCTGAACTCGACGTCGCCGATCAGGTTGCGGGCAAAGCGGACTGAAAGCTTCGCCTGCTCGAACACCTCGTCGGGCGTCATGCGCAGCTTCTTCTCCATGTGCAGCGGCGACGTCGCGATGAAGGTGTGGATGCGGCCGTTGGCCGCTCCCTTCAAGGCCTCGGCGGCGCGCGAGATGTCGCGGTCGTTGGCTCGCGAGAGCCCGCAGATGGTCGATTCCCTGATCGCACCGGCGATTGCCGCGACGGCCTCGAAATCACCGTTCGAACTGGCCGGGAAACCCGCCTCGATGACGTCGACCCGCAGGCGCTCGAGCTGGCGCGCGATGCGCAGCTTCTCGTCCTTGGTCATCGAGGCACCGGGCGACTGTTCGCCGTCGCGCAAGGTCGTATCGAAAATAATGAGCTTGTCGGCCATCGCGGATCTCCTTGGTTTTCAGGCGGCTTCAACCGCCGATTGTGCGCTGTGGGCGCCCTGCGCTCGCGCCCGCTCGAGGCCCGAAACGATAGCCTTGAGCGAGGCCGAGACGATGTCGGCGTCCTTGCCGACGCCGAACAGCGTGCGGGTCTCGTCGACCCGGAGCTCGAGGTAGGCGAAGGCTTGCGCATCGGCGCCGGCGCCGATCGCATGCTGGTGGTAGTCGATCACGCGGATCGAATGCCCGGTGGCTTCGGCCAGCGCGTGGATGAAGGCGTCGATCGGCCCGTTGCCCTGGCCCTCGATGCGGCGGATCTCGCCGGCCCACGGCAGGTCGGCGCGCAGCACGACCGAAGCGTCGGCGCCCTCGCCCCGCTCCTCGAGCACGCGATGCTGGGGACCGGCGCCCTCGACGATGCGGTACTCGCGCTCGAACAGCTGCCAGAGGTCCGCCGCCGTGAGCTCCTTGCCGGCAACATCCATCACGCGCTGGACCACCTGGCTGAATTCCATCTGCAAGCGGCGCGGCAGCTCGAGCCCATACTCGCTTTCGAGCAGATAGGCGATCCCGCCCTTGCCCGACTGGCTGTTGACGCGGATCACCGCCTCGTAGCTGCGGCCCACGTCCTTGGGATCGATCGGGAGGTACGGCATCTCCCAGAGGTCGCCGTCCTTGCGGGCCGCGAAGGCCTTCTTGATCGCGTCCTGGTGCGAGCCCGAGAAGGAGGTGTAGACCAGGTCGCCCGCATAGGGGTGGCGCGGATGCACCGGCAGCTGGTTGCAATGCTCCACGGTCGCGCGGATCTCGTCGATGTTCGAGAAGTCCAGCCCGGGCGACACGCCCTGCGTGTACAAATTGAGGGCAACGTTCACGAGGTCGAGGTTGCCGGTGCGCTCGCCGTTGCCGAACAGGCAGCCTTCGATGCGCTCGGCGCCTGCCATCAAGGCGAACTCGCCGGCGGCAGTACCCGTACCGCGGTCGTTGTGCGGATGGACGCACAGCACGATCGAATCGCGCCTCGCCAGGTTGCGGTGCATCCACTCGATCATGTCGGCGAAGATGTTCGGCGTGGAGTGCTCCACGGTCGATGGCAGGTTGACGATGCACTTGCGCCGGGGCGTCGGCGCCCAGACTTCGGTGACCGCATCCACGACGCGCTTGGAGAAGGCCAGGTCGGTGCCGGAGAACATCTCGGGCGAGTACTGGAACGTCCATTGCGTGGCCGGCTGCTTCGCGGCCAATTCGTTGAACATGCGCGCGTGCGAGGTGGCCAGTTCCACGATCTGGTCCTCGTCCATGCCGAGCACCACCCGGCGCATGACGGGCGCCACCGCGTTGTACAGGTGCACGATCGCGCGCGGCGCGCCCTGGAGCGACTCGAAGGTGCGCTCGATCAAGTGATCGCGCGCCTGCGTCAGCACCTGGATCGTCACGTCGTCGGGAATGCGGTCTTCCTCGATCAGCTTGCGCACGAAGTCGAATTCGATCTGCGAGGCCGAGGGAAAGCCGACTTCGATTTCCTTGAAGCCGATGGCCACCAGCGTCTCGAACATGCGCATCTTTCGAGCGATGTCCATCGGCTCCACGAGCGCCTGGTTGCCGTCGCGCAGATCGGTCGACAGCCAGATCGGGGCCTGGGTCAGCACGGCATCGGGCCAGGTGCGGTCCTTGAGGCCAATGGGTGCGAAGGCGCGGTACTTGCGGTCGGGTTGCTTCAACATCTGGAACTTCTCGCTGTGGTTGGATGGACAACCAGCAACCCCAAAACAAACGGCCCGTTGCTGGTGCGAACGGGCCGTGTGATGGATTCGCTTGCGCGCTCTACCGTCTCCGCCCGTAGGGGATCAGTAGTAGGGCCAGCGAAATCTTGTTCATGGAAGTCGCGAATGTAGCACAGGCCAAATCACTTGTGCAGCCCGCGCTCGTCGGGTTCGTCGGTCGAGATGCTGATCACGCTCACGGGCTGTCCCTTGGCCTTGCGCCAGCCGTAGACCACGTAGCCGCTCAACCCGTAGGCCACGAACAAGCCGAACAGCACCGTCGGCGGATGGATGTTGATCACTGCGATGGCCAGCGCGATCAGCACGATCACGGCGAAGGGCACGCTCTTCTTCACCTGGATGTCCTTGAAGCTGTAGAAAGGTGCGTTCGTCACCATCGTGAGGCCCGCATAGAGCGTGAAGGCGAAGGTGATCCAGGTGATCTGGTGCCAGGACAGATACAGCACCTCGCCGCCGCGCTTGCCCCACTCGGTCATCAGCCAGATGAAGCCTGCCACCAGCGCCGCCGCCGCGGGGGAAGGCAGGCCCTGGAACCAGCGCTTGTCGACCACGCCGGTGTTGACGTTGAAGCGCGCCAGCCGCAGCGCGGCGCAGGCGCAGTAGACGAAGGCCGCAATCCAGCCCCAGCGCCCCAGGCCCTTGAGCGACCATTCGTAGGCGATCAACGCCGGCGCGGCGCCGAAGGACACCATGTCCGACAGCGAATCCATCTGCTCCCCGAACGCACTCTGCGTGTTGGTCATGCGCGCCACGCGGCCGTCCAGGCTGTCGAGGATCATGGCCGCGAATACGCCGAGTGCCGCGAGGTCGAAGCGCCCATTCATCGCCATCACGACCGAGTAGAAACCCCCGAACAGCGCCGCCAGTGTGAACAGGTTCGGCAGGATATAGATTCCCTTGCGGCGCTTGCGCGGCGCGAGGTCTTCGGGGAGCGTGTCGTCATGCATGGATCGGCGCAGTGTAGTTCAGCTGTTCTCGGTGCCTCAAAGAAAAGGGCCACCTCGCGGATGGCCCTTGTCGAGTCGGAAGAACCGATCAGTTGCGGGTCTGGTCGACCAGCTTGTTCTTCTTGATCCAGGGCATCATTGCGCGCAGCTTCTCGCCGACCACCTCGATCTGGTGCTCGGCGTTCAGGCGGCGGCGGCTCATCAGCGTGGGGGCGCCACCAGCGTTCTCGAGCACGAAGCTCTTGGCGTACTCGCCCGTCTGGATGTCCTTCAGGACCTGCTTCATCACCTTCTTGGTTTCCTCGGTCACGATGCGCGGACCCGTCACGTACTCGCCGTACTCGGCATTGTTCGAGATCGAGTAGTTCATGTTGGCGATGCCGCCTTCATAGATCAGGTCGACGATCAGCTTGAGTTCGTGCAGGCACTCGAAGTAGGCCATCTCTGGCGCGTAGCCGGCTTCCACCAGCGTCTCGAAGCCGGCCTTGATGAGCTCCACGGTGCCGCCGCACAGCACGGCCTGCTCGCCGAACAGATCGGTCTCGGTCTCTTCGCGGAAGTTGGTCTCGATGATGCCGGCCTTGCCGCCGCCGTTGGCGGTCGCATAGGACAGGGCCAGGTCGCGCGCCTTGCCGCTCTTGTCGGCATGCACGGCGATCAGGTGCGGCACGCCGCCGCCCTGGGTGTACGTGCTGCGCACGGTGTGGCCTGGGGCCTTGGGCGCCACCATCCACACGTCGAGATCGGCGCGCGGCTGCACGAAGCCGTAGTGCACGTTGAAGCCGTGCGCGAACACCAGCGAGGCACCCTCCTTTATGTTGGGGGCGACATCGTTCTTGTAGACGGTGGCGATCTGCTCGTCCGGCAGCAGGATCATCACCACGTCGGCCGACTTCACGGCATCCGCCACTTCGGCGACCTTGAGACCCGCCTTCTCGACCTTGGGCCAGGAAGCGCCGCCCTTGCGCAGGCCGACGACGACCTTCACGCCGCTGTCGTTGAGGTTCTGCGCGTGCGCATGGCCCTGGCTGCCGTAGCCGATGATCGCCACGGTCTTGCCCTTGATCAGGCTCAGATCGGCGTCCTTGTCGTAATAGACCTTCATGGTGCTTGCTCCTTCGTAGATTCGGTGAATGTGTGGGTGGGGCTTGTCAAACGCGCAGGATGCGCTCGCCGCGGCCGATGCCGCTGGCGCCGGTGCGGACGGTCTCGAGGATGGCGCCGCGGTCGATGGCCTCGAGGAAGGCATCGTTCTTGCCGTGATCGCCGGTCAGCTCGATGGTGTAGCTCTTGTCGGTCACGTCGATGATGCGGCCACGGAAGATCTCGGCCATGCGCATCATCTCCTCGCGCTCCTTGCCGACCGCGCGCACCTTCACCATCATGAGCTCGCGCTCGGTGTAGGCGCCCTCGGTCAGGTCGACGACCTTGACAACCTCGATCAGGCGGTTGAGATGCTTGGTGATCTGCTCGATCACGTCGTCGGAACCGGCCGTCACGATGGTCATGCGCGACAGGCTCGCGTCTTCGGTGGGTGCGACGGTGAGCGATTCGATGTTGTAGCCGCGGGCAGAAAAGAGGCCAACGACGCGGGAGAGTGCACCGGGCTCGTTCTCGAGCAGCACGGCAATGATGTGTTTCATGTCAATACGGGACTCCTCTTTTC
Protein-coding regions in this window:
- a CDS encoding serine hydrolase: MPEARSYRVSSQRFLPALATLRLIAVALCATAFLLPAAEAGKKAPASKKAQVADDGKASVASKRSAVSSKRSSKGEQSDRVVSGGRNVVASIRKRGGKTVVAVQRRSIVRVPEVAARQSFGQLAGLHSTEDALDLRSSVALVIDQDTREVLFSKNDNVVLPIASLTKLMTGLLISEAHLPSDELITITQDDVDTEKWSRSRLTVGTTLPRGEMLHLALMSSENRAAHALGRTYPGGMATFVSVMNAKAKMLGMKDTRYVEPTGLSSSNQSSAQDLALLVNAAYADATVRQLSTSPEYQVEVGNRVLQYNTTNRLVKSPDWDIGLQKTGYISEAGQCLVMQARIAGRKLIMVFLDSAGKLGRIADAERVRRWVEANHHMINPASATPQPSLTAHIAG
- a CDS encoding 2-isopropylmalate synthase, with protein sequence MADKLIIFDTTLRDGEQSPGASMTKDEKLRIARQLERLRVDVIEAGFPASSNGDFEAVAAIAGAIRESTICGLSRANDRDISRAAEALKGAANGRIHTFIATSPLHMEKKLRMTPDEVFEQAKLSVRFARNLIGDVEFSPEDGYRSDPDFLCRVLEAVISEGATTINVPDTVGYAIPELYGNFIKTLRERIPNSDKAVWSVHCHNDLGMAVANSLAGVKIGGARQVECTINGLGERAGNCSLEEIVMAVKTRKDYFGLELGIDTRHIVAASRMVSQTTGFVVQPNKAVVGANAFAHASGIHQDGVLKARDTYEIMRAEDVGWTANKIVLGKLSGRNAFKQRLQELGVAMESEVDINAAFARFKELADRKSEIFDEDILALVSAEEHSHVAEQFGFVSLSQHSETGERPQARIVFTVLGKEVTSESDGNGPVDASLKAIEVHVKSGAEMVLYSVNAISGSTESQGEVTVRLQNAGRVVNGVGADPDIVVASAKAYLSALNKLQSQAERVAAQG
- the leuA gene encoding 2-isopropylmalate synthase; the protein is MLKQPDRKYRAFAPIGLKDRTWPDAVLTQAPIWLSTDLRDGNQALVEPMDIARKMRMFETLVAIGFKEIEVGFPSASQIEFDFVRKLIEEDRIPDDVTIQVLTQARDHLIERTFESLQGAPRAIVHLYNAVAPVMRRVVLGMDEDQIVELATSHARMFNELAAKQPATQWTFQYSPEMFSGTDLAFSKRVVDAVTEVWAPTPRRKCIVNLPSTVEHSTPNIFADMIEWMHRNLARRDSIVLCVHPHNDRGTGTAAGEFALMAGAERIEGCLFGNGERTGNLDLVNVALNLYTQGVSPGLDFSNIDEIRATVEHCNQLPVHPRHPYAGDLVYTSFSGSHQDAIKKAFAARKDGDLWEMPYLPIDPKDVGRSYEAVIRVNSQSGKGGIAYLLESEYGLELPRRLQMEFSQVVQRVMDVAGKELTAADLWQLFEREYRIVEGAGPQHRVLEERGEGADASVVLRADLPWAGEIRRIEGQGNGPIDAFIHALAEATGHSIRVIDYHQHAIGAGADAQAFAYLELRVDETRTLFGVGKDADIVSASLKAIVSGLERARAQGAHSAQSAVEAA
- the pssA gene encoding CDP-diacylglycerol--serine O-phosphatidyltransferase is translated as MHDDTLPEDLAPRKRRKGIYILPNLFTLAALFGGFYSVVMAMNGRFDLAALGVFAAMILDSLDGRVARMTNTQSAFGEQMDSLSDMVSFGAAPALIAYEWSLKGLGRWGWIAAFVYCACAALRLARFNVNTGVVDKRWFQGLPSPAAAALVAGFIWLMTEWGKRGGEVLYLSWHQITWITFAFTLYAGLTMVTNAPFYSFKDIQVKKSVPFAVIVLIALAIAVINIHPPTVLFGLFVAYGLSGYVVYGWRKAKGQPVSVISISTDEPDERGLHK
- a CDS encoding IclR family transcriptional regulator codes for the protein MRKPQSDIPATPVIQVIERMFSLIDVLASREEAISLKEISEKTGLHPSTAHRILNDLAVGRFVDRPEAGSYRLGMRLLELGNLVKGRLNVRDAAMVPMRELHKLTQQPVNLSMRQGDEIVYIERAYSERSGMQVVRAIGGRAPLHLTSTGKLFLAVDEPQRVRSYATRTGLAGHTRNSITQLPALERELSKARQYGIARDNEELELGVRCMAAGIYDDQGKLVAGLSISAPADRLDDGWLPKLQATANEISSALGYNAATPPAG
- the ilvC gene encoding ketol-acid reductoisomerase; this encodes MKVYYDKDADLSLIKGKTVAIIGYGSQGHAHAQNLNDSGVKVVVGLRKGGASWPKVEKAGLKVAEVADAVKSADVVMILLPDEQIATVYKNDVAPNIKEGASLVFAHGFNVHYGFVQPRADLDVWMVAPKAPGHTVRSTYTQGGGVPHLIAVHADKSGKARDLALSYATANGGGKAGIIETNFREETETDLFGEQAVLCGGTVELIKAGFETLVEAGYAPEMAYFECLHELKLIVDLIYEGGIANMNYSISNNAEYGEYVTGPRIVTEETKKVMKQVLKDIQTGEYAKSFVLENAGGAPTLMSRRRLNAEHQIEVVGEKLRAMMPWIKKNKLVDQTRN
- the ilvN gene encoding acetolactate synthase small subunit, whose translation is MKHIIAVLLENEPGALSRVVGLFSARGYNIESLTVAPTEDASLSRMTIVTAGSDDVIEQITKHLNRLIEVVKVVDLTEGAYTERELMMVKVRAVGKEREEMMRMAEIFRGRIIDVTDKSYTIELTGDHGKNDAFLEAIDRGAILETVRTGASGIGRGERILRV